GCCGGCGCCCGCGTTCTACATAAAACAGCAGTCGATCGCAGATGTTGTGGACTTCATCGCCGAGCGCACGCTGCTCGCGCTCGGGCTGACCACCGAGATGCCGCCGGGGATGGTCTATCGGAGCGGTGCGGGAGAGTAGAGGCCAGGCCTGCGAAGGCGTCCCGTACTTGAAAGCTCGGGGTTCTGCGTCTACAATTCGTAAGGTTTGATTTCGGACGGCCTCTCTAATTGGAGAGGAACATTACGCCACGGAGACGTAGATGATACCCTGCCTCGATGCCGTCAAGGCGCTCATAGCGCTGCGCAAGGACCAGATCGTCGTTCCGACGATGACGCCGAACAGGTACTGGACGAAGCTGTCAACGAACAAAGACATGGACCTGCCGATCTTCGGCGGGATGGGCAAGGCATCGTCGGTGGCGCTCGGACTGGCGATGGCGCAACCGGGCAAGCAGGTAATATGCATCGACGGCGATGGCTCGTTGCTCATGAACCTGGGCTCGCTGGTCACGATCGCCGGCATGAAGCCGAAAAACCTCGTTCACATCGTATTCGACGACCGCGCTTACCACACGACGGGCGGGCAGCCAGTGCCGGGCGCGGACGTGTACAACTTCAAGGTGATGGCAGAGGGCGCGGGCTATAAGAACAGCTACCAGTTCGACAACCTGGAGGACTGGGTAAGCGAGCTCCCCAAGATCCTGAAGCAGCAAGGGCCGACGTTTGTTTCCCTGCAAATACACTACCCGGACGGCGGCCCGGAGTTTTTCATGGCCTCCACGCGTGAGCCTGCGAAGCGGATGAGGGAAGTGCTGACGAAGGGGAAGTAGTCGGCAGTCAGCAGTTGGTAGTCGGCAAGTACTTAGCACATAAGAAGGGGCGGGATCCGTTGAGGTCCCGCCCCTTCTGTTTAGGGCCTATTCAGTTATTGCTACGGCCTAGGAGCCTGAGGGCCCCCCTACGGGCGCTGCCTGCGGCGTGGCAGCAGGCGTGCCGGTTGGCGCCGTCATGGGCGCGCTGGTCGGCGTTACGGTAGGCGCCGCCGTCGGCGAAGCGGCCGGAGAGGTGGCGTTCGGCGTGCGCGCCGGTGTTGGCGTCGTGCCG
The nucleotide sequence above comes from SAR202 cluster bacterium. Encoded proteins:
- a CDS encoding thiamine pyrophosphate-binding protein, yielding MIPCLDAVKALIALRKDQIVVPTMTPNRYWTKLSTNKDMDLPIFGGMGKASSVALGLAMAQPGKQVICIDGDGSLLMNLGSLVTIAGMKPKNLVHIVFDDRAYHTTGGQPVPGADVYNFKVMAEGAGYKNSYQFDNLEDWVSELPKILKQQGPTFVSLQIHYPDGGPEFFMASTREPAKRMREVLTKGK